In one Zalophus californianus isolate mZalCal1 chromosome 10, mZalCal1.pri.v2, whole genome shotgun sequence genomic region, the following are encoded:
- the LOC113933263 gene encoding LOW QUALITY PROTEIN: ras suppressor protein 1-like (The sequence of the model RefSeq protein was modified relative to this genomic sequence to represent the inferred CDS: inserted 1 base in 1 codon), which yields MSKSLKKLVEESREKNQPEVDMSDRGISNMLDVNGLFSLAHITQLVLSHNKLTTVPPHIELKNLEMLNFFNNQIEELPTQISSLQKLKHLNLGMNRLNTLPRRFGSLPALEVLDLTYNNLNENSLPGNFFYLTTLHALXSDNDFEILPPDIGKLTKLQILSLRDNDLISLPKEIGELTQLKELHIQGNRLTFLPPKLGNLDLTGQKQVFKAENNPWVTPIADQFQLGVSHVFEYIRSEKYKYLYGRHMQANPEPPKKNNEKSKKISQKPLTGKNK from the exons ATGTCCAAGTCTCTGAAAAAGTTGGTGGAGGAGAGCCGGGAGAAGAACCAGCCGGAAGTGGACATGAGTGACCGGGGCATCTCCAACATGCTGGATGTCAACGGCTTGTTCTCTTTAGCCCACATCACGCAGCTGGTCCTCAGCCACAACAAGCTAACAACGGTCCCACCACACATAGAACTGAAGAATTTGGAGATGCTCAACTTTTTTAATAACCAGATTGAGGAGCTGCCCACACAGATCAGCAGCCTTCAAAAGCTCAAACACCTGAACTTGGGCATGAATAGACTAAACACTTTGCCTCGAAGATTTGGctccctcccagctctggaggTCCTTGATTTGACTTACAACAACTTGAATGAAAATTCTCTTCCCGGAAACTTCTTCTACCTTACCACCCTGCATGCAC TAAGTGACAACGATTTTGAAATCCTGCCACCAGATATTGGGAAGCTCACAAAGTTGCAGATACTCAGCCTTAGGGATAACGACCTGATCTCGCTGCCTAAAGAAATCGGGGAGCTTACTCAGCTTAAGGAACTCCACATTCAGGGGAATCGCCTGACCTTTCTGCCCCCAAAACTAGGAAACTTGGATTTAACTGGTCAGAAGCAAGTGTTCAAAGCAGAGAACAATCCCTGGGTTACCCCAATCGCTGACCAATTCCAGCTTGGCGTGTCCCATGTTTTTGAATATATCCGTTCTGAGAAGTACAAATACCTCTACGGCAGACACATGCAAGCAAACCCAGAACCAccgaagaaaaataatgaaaaatcgAAAAAGATCAGCCAGAAACCCCTGACAGGCAAGAACAAATAG